CTGGTTGGTGTCGTTTATACTAGGTTGTGAATGATGACAGccttaatggtgagtacatgagaGAGCATTTTGATTTTGTTAATCAGAATGAACCTTTAGCATGGAGTAAGAGAAGGAAAGACTCCTGAACCCCTCCTTAGACCACTGTCCCCCCAACATAAACATCCTCAACACCATGCAAATTGGGTCCTCCACTGAGCAATCTGTTTCTGAAAGTTTTCCCATTTCAGAAGAGTTTGTTGCTCTCTTACAAAGATCCCTTCAGTGCACGACTTTAGAACTATCCACTGCATTTGCTTCTGTCTCTGGACTACTGAGACCTTTGTTTTCTAGTGATTCTCCATCACAGCTAAacaaggaggagagggagaaaagctCAAGACTTGGCTTTCCTGCCATATTATCCTCACCTTTGTTTTTCAATGAACCTAGTTTAGCTCTTTATAAATAAGCTGATGGTGATGAGAATGAGAATGCATTCATAAACATCTTACTTTCATCCTTGAAAGCACACATTTTCTTTCTGAGCTACAAAGGAGTACCTCTATCTCCATATTTACAAATGGGACAATGAAACTGATCAGCACGTAATATGCTCACCTCCTAATTAAAAGAATGAACCCAGTAAACAGTGCTGTGTCTGTTCTCAGGAACAAAAAGTCCCAAGTCATTCTTGGAGCTCACTCAACCACCAATAAGGAGCCTGAAAAACAGATCATGTTCGTTAAGAAAGAGTTTCCCTTCCCATGCTATGACCAGGACACACGTGAGGGTGATCTTAAACTTTTACAGGTATGTACCTTTAATTGTCTTCTTAAAAATCACAGAACCTCCTACAATCTGGCCACCTACACAAAAACCTCCCCTCAGTGCCCCTATTGTTACCAGCTCACATAAGGGGACCCTGAGGGTTGGGCTAGAACTtaagttaaaatgttaatatttgtctCATCCTATTAATTCTTTATGCTTGTCTTCCAACAGCTgcacaaaaaagcaaaaattaacaaaaatgtggCTGTCATTCGTCTACCTAAAACGGGGGCTGATGTGAAACCAGGAACCATATGTCGAGttgcagggtgggggaggattCAAAACAAGTCCCCTCCGTCTGATACTCTGAGAGAAGTCAACGTCACCATCATAGACAGAAAAATCTGCAATGATCGAAAGCATTACAATTTTAATCCTGAGATTGTACAGAATATGCTTTGTGCTGGAAGCCCAAAAGGTGGAAAAGACTCATGTGATGTAAGTAAAATAAGATCCCACATTTTAGTTGTTGGAGTAAGTTATGTGGGTACAGAAAATGTAGCACTTTGTCTTGTCATGGCACTGGCTTTGTCTTGTCATGGCACTGGCTTCTACAGGATCCTAGGGCTTTTTGAAAGAAAGTTGACAAAACCCCAGTCAAGTAAATTAATGTTCTCAGCTCAAGTGAGTCATTAATCAAAAATAAGAAGTTCATGGCTAGTGTATGAGTTGACCTACTATATCTTCCCAATTTTATATCAAAAACCACTGCGAAGCAATGGTTtggttttttgtggggttttttttatcGTTTTTCATACTAACATACAGAGATCCAAACTTGAAGATATGCAAACTCAGAAAAGCTGAAGTCAGGAGTCCTTAAGAGCCTTCAGTACCCTTTCCCCTCTTAGCAGACCTCCTCCCCTGCCTGAGGACCTCAGGCCAGATCCCATCCATAGCTTCCTAGAATTTAGCTTAATCCCCAGTAAACAACTTCCAAATATGACTCACACTAGAGAAAGTGCAAGCCTCCATCCCAGAGTCCCCCGAGAAGGGTGGGACAGGGCTCTGCTTAAAGGCAAAAGTAGAAGAAACACGTCACGGATTTTTAAGCTCTGAGTACTACCTtgtcatttctcatttttcctaaAGACTCTATAGAGTATTATTATCCAAAGAAAAGGACTGTTCAGTGTTTATGGTCTGGGAGTTATTAGAGATTGAGAGATCCAAAGTTCTCTGTTCTTTCATGAAACTATGTCTTGCCTTCAGTGCCAAAACTAGCAAAGCCAAAACTAGCCAAACATGACATTTGTCTTCAGCATCTTCTACTTTCTCTTCTTTGCCCTCCttcacccattccctcccctATCCACCACTCTGGGCACCCAGGAAGCAACCAGAACCTTCATGCTTTTGGAAGCCACGTGCAGCATGGTGAAGCCATGGCAGCATCCCAAGATGCTAGTCCCTTCCCACCAGCCACCCCCACCACTGAACCTTAGCAATCCTTCCCTGTCCTCTAAATAGCCCTGGAATTGGCTATTGAACTAAACCTAAAGGACTAATTCTGCAAATGTCAGGCACTATAACAGGCAGGAGAAATATACCTGCCTGGGGAGGATCCCAGGTTCTCACATGGTTCCTTATTTTGATGCAGGGGGTGTCCCATTGAAGGGAGAAAAGCCCCCTGAATTTGAcgagtgggttcttggcttctcatgggaaagaattcaagagtgcGCCAAGTAGCAACAGAAAGTTTAttgagagaaagacagacaataatagaacctactccacagacagagtaGGAGTCCTTTCCCAAGTAGAGGAGGACCCCTTATGGGAtaagggaaacatttttaaatgttcaaacaCTTGTGGTCAGGCCACAAAGGTTAATCATAAACTGCTGTCACAGAAGGGTAAGCATAAACAGTTTGTAAGGCATCAGCTTAGTAATTCATCCATCCTTGGGTGGTCCTGGGCCAGTGACCTGTTGGCAACTTCCTTGCTCACTGTGGCTGCGATCTGGTATTGGCCAAAATGGCTGCACTTAGGCTCTCTTGACCCTCTTTTTCTGCCTACATGAATTTCATGCATTCATACCACTAACTTTTGCCTGAAAGGGATTGCTTTGGCTTTGTTTCTTTGGAAAGACAATTATCTGCTGGAGGAACcagaaaacattgtttttagCATTTGCCTTAATATGCCATCTGCATTTGACTATTATACCCTTTGTGTTACTAAGCATTTtgagaaaatgacaaataaacaGGAAGCTTTccttcctgaaagcagagaatcAGTCTCAAAATTAGTGGACAACATAAACAAGTTACACTGGTTCATAAACCAAGTGAGccaattcaaaaatattaaaatatttccaaacattttgattttttaagcactaatttttaattaagtcaAGTATGGTCTTAGATCTACATTCAACGCTGCAGTGTGTCTTCCATTTAGCTCATGGTAATGCTTGAACTGACCCCAACCACCCTCTTTTTTTACCCTAGGGAGATTCTGGGAGCCCTTTGGTATGTGGGGGTGTTCCCCGAGGCATCACTTCCTTTGGCATGGAAAAGAAATGCGGAGACCCTCGGGGGCCTGGTGTCTATACTCTTCTCTCAAAGAGACACCTCAACTGGATAATCAAGACTATGAAAGGGGCGGTTTAGATAActgcattttgtttcatttgctgtCACTTCTTAAtcttttcacaaataaaaacattttctatgacTGTACCTGTTTTCCTCCTGTAACTTTTGTGGGTAGCTAGATCTCCACTGGCAAAGTGAAGCCGAGTCATATTGCAACCCTGTGGATAATGCAAAGGAGAGGTCAGGGGGACCAATGTCGCCAGTGTCATCTGTGTGTCAAGTGACGTGGGAATCCTTCCTGAATTATTCACCCCACGACAGTGGGGCCCAGCGCAAGTGACTCTTAAGATTGGGTCTTGTCTAATAATAAGGACAGTAAAGGGCTCAGCAATTCTGTAGGAGACAGAAACAGCCAGTCTGGAGCATTTGGATCAAAAGGAACTGTCTGTCCTTCCACGACCATTGTCCcacatcaacacttgttattcaTGTAAGAACTTGAGTCTATGggacaaagagaaacaaaaaatactttacCATGTTTTCCAAAGGcacaatagaaattaaaattctagGGGATACAAATAAAGTGCCTGGCCATCCAAGAAAAGTATACAAAAGCAAGTCAGCCTTCTTTCTCAGTACCTTGCATTTAAGCTTGGACTGCCTAGGTGATTTCTCAGTTCTCCTTGTCCTCCAGCCTGAGTAGGTCCAATCAACATGGTGATCACAGTGGCTGCCATCCCATAGTAGGGAGGGAGTGTTGAATTGTGtccagaatattttctttggaaaaagcCCCCCAAATGGTTTTTCAGCATATTGAATTTAGTAGATAGCTAGATTGAATTTAGATTGAATTTAGTGATCAGCCTGGCAGTCACTTCAAGATATGATTATGTGAACAGATTCCTTCCATTTCTATCAGTCCCTTCAggaatacaaattatatatatatttttatatatatacacacatatatatacacatacatatatacacatacacacatatacatacataatatacatTGAAGCAAGAACATATAACACTAAGAGAAAGCCTCTTAAGATGAAGGAAGGAGCATAGCTTAAAAACCGACTAAAATACTAGTACACTGGCTTTCAACCATGGCTGCTCATTATGTAACTAGccccatgaacaaatttcaataacCCCTATATGTTTGTtcataatcctctcccttaactaactacttgaccttttgagttgcttcccagaaatggtgggttttctgcaagacaaaggagctgacattcttttttttctttgagacaagtcTCCCTCtgtgtcctgggtagagtgcagtggtgtcatagctcactgcaacctcaaactcctgcctcagcctccctcccgagtagctgggactacaggcacacaccatgatgcccagctaatttttctatcaatatttttagtaaagatagtgtcttgctcttgctcttgctcaggctgttctcaaactcctgagttcaagcaatcctccccctcggcctcccagagtgccaggattacaggtgtgagccatctccCGGGCCAGGACCTAACATTCTGAAGGCCCCTGTGCAGACTTCCTGAGCCAAGATTCACCTCCCCTACAACCTGCCCTCAATGCACCCAGCCCCTTGTTAGGTGCACCTCCACCAGCCCTCCCCAAGGCACATGGCCACACCTTTAAAAGCACATGATCTCCTTTAGTCAGGCAGTTAGATTTCAGACAGCTTCTCACATTCTCCCAACAGACCTCTCTGTCATactaaaaattcctttcttcctggcTTTCCTTGTTGTCTCAATAACTGAATGTTCCGTGTGTCGAGCAGCTGGACCTAGGCTAAAAGCCCCTTGTGATTTCACCAACAATTAGACTCACCAAGCTCTTTAAAATTATCAatgcccaggccccacctctaAGATTCTGATTTAAATGGTATTTGGTGGGACCTAGGATGTAGTACTCTTCATATGAGCTCCCCAATGATTCTAATATACTGTCAGGGATGAGAACCCTTATATGCAAAGTGAGGTCTGGTGGTAATATCTAAAAGAGAGGCCCAAAGAGAGTCACTAGgatgatattttagatatttgcTATAATCTCTAATTCCTAGTTAGGATTTTAACTATAGTAAAAGGATAGAATATTCCCTATTAGCAATATTTATTACAGATTTTTGAACTCCATTCAAAAGGTAGTTGTATGGAACCCTCATTCGTTGCTCATGAAAGTTTAAATTAGCACAACTTCTTAGGAAAACTGGTAAAACTCAACATCCACATATTCTATGACCTGGTAATTCCACTCTTGGGTGTATACTAAACAGAAGTGAGTGCTTTTATCCACCAAAGATGTGTTCAAGACTGTGCACAGCATCTTTATTGTTGtaaatcaaaaaaggaaataaatatccatccacaataaaaacagataacagttgttatatatttatacaataaaatattacacagCAATGAAAAACACACTATAGTTACATGCAACACAATGTTGAGTAAAAGAAGTGAgacaaaaaaggaatatatatggtatgattccatttatctaaAGTTGACATAAGGAAAAACTAATCCATGGTTACAAGGACAGAATAACAAGGGAGTGTTGACTAGGAGTAGGCACAAGGGACCTTTTTAGGGGATCTGGATGGAGGTTAcacatttatctatttaaaaatcatcaagCTATAAACTTAAGGTTTATGTCCTTTACTTCATGTGAATTATTActcaatacaaatttttaaattacaaaataaaaaatcagttgtACCCAAGGCTTCTGTTTTGTGTAttatctggaattttttttttctttacgaAAACCATATCCCAAATTTCCCACCAAAACTAGAAggtaaaagatatattaatatttttcttaaatgagagCCCCTTATTCACATAGCAGTATTGAGAGAAGTGGCCTTTGATCATCACATAATGTCATGAGAGTGCTAAGACACAAGTCTCCAGAACAGAATGGTGGGGACTCTGGAAATGATCTAATCatcttgttcattttcttctaaacattttcttatagtttATAGCTGGCTAAttaagaagagcaaattaaaaccattagCTTAAAGAAGGATGTGCATTGCAGAAAAGTATCACATTTACAGCTTTCAGTGgcctaaaattttctaaaataaaaattactggcACTACCAAGcagattttctaaatttaaacaacagggaaaacaaacaaaaaaaaattcattgacaAATTAACACTAATTTTCAGAAGAGTTCTAATTTCCCTTGTATATACTATTCTACTTTTGAATTATcaaagctttgttttgttttatggattTGAGTGGCATAAGGGAGTGTGTATACATCggtaaaaaatgttttatgacaaagcaaaaagaaaagtcaaCCAGTATTTATTATCTGGCATGTACAAAACATTCTAAGGAGCACGAAAAAGTATAATGCATGCTCCCTCAACTCTTCAACTTAATTGTTCAGGAAACAAGCATGTTAAAACTAGAATAACCAAAGATTCACATagtaataaaagattttttaaaacaactatgatagTATATTAATACCAAATAGGTGATACAGACTAATGCCAAGAATTCAAACCCCAGTAACATCATTTCAAAACACTTCCCCAGGAGGTCAGGACTTGTGCAGGTAagtaaagaaaagggagagaggagcaAGAATTCCAGATTAGAAGAAAAGCTCCAAGAAAGGTATCAAGGCAAGAAATCACCAGACTTAGCCAAAGATTAATGTAGGAGATGAAAGGGGATTACCATTAATAAGACAGAGCAGTGGATTGATCAAGCTTGATGAAACCTTAGCAGTGATCAAATCTAAATTCCTATTCTGGCAGATGTTGCGACACATCCAAAGTTACACAGAGCCAAAGCAAGAGCAGGTCCCCGAACTCCAGGTCCTGGGCTCAGGACTCCAGAGATGGAGGCCAAAGGGTTTAGGTAACAGGGCGTCACTGAGATGACAAGCAGGGCACTGAAGGGATCAGCACAATGCTTTTAGAGGCTTAACCCAGCAGTGGTATGGAGACCAAAGATTAAAGACAGGAGGACCAGTTAGAAGGCAGTTACAACAGGCAGGCTGTCACGTAATCAGGACATGACTaggagaaacaaaaggaaagagagcATGGGGTGAACGGAGACAGCGTGGAGCAGAGTAATCAGAAGGCTCCCTGAGTGACAGTAGGAATTTAATAAGTGTTTGTCGAGTGAATGAGTTGTGTTTTCAATGTATTGAGATTGGGCTAAAGCCAGAAAAGGATCTCAAAGAGGAAATATCCAGAGGCAGTCAGAAATATGAGGCTGGAGTTTGGGAGAAAAGTCAGGTGGGGAAAAAGTAGAAACCTTTGCTATAGATACTATTCTGAATAAAATCATGAAGATGAGTCTTGaatgagaagaggaggaggaagaagaagaggagaaagaggaggaggagtaagaggaggaggaggaggaagaagagaaggaaggggaggagaaggaagaagaggaggaggaggaagaggagtaggaagagaaagaggaggaggagagctgaGAGATCAGAAGTCAAAGTCAGTCTCTGGGAAACGCAACGGGAGGCAGCGGAGGGAAGAAAGTAACCTAGCAAGAAGATGAAAAGGTACATTCACAGCAGGAGGGCACTTCCTCTTGTTCGATGCTCATGACAACCCCATGGAGAAGACACGCCAGCGTTATTATCGTCACTTAGAAATGAGGAGACAAACTTAGCGGGGCTGGGTGACTACAAGCAATTCCACACAGAGGCTGTCCCATCAGCTGCAGCAGAAAACACCCGGGTCTGGTCAGGACTCAAAGCCAGGTGCAGCACTCTGCCTCTGTGGCCtagggggagagggaaagacaATTCATGTTCCTTCCGCATGACAAGGGCTGTTGCTGTCCCAGATAAAGGGCTCCCCACAGCCAGCAGGTTCAGAGCTGGCTCCTCCCAGGCACGCTGGCAAACACCGCTGGCTGGGGCACTCTCTCCAGTGTCTGAGGGGGCTCTTCAGCGCTTCCCCTTCAGggctcttcccccacccccacccttccaGCATcctgtggctgccataacaaatgacacacactgtgtggcttaaaacagcagaaatgtattctctccaGTTCTGGAGCTGGGAAGTCCGAAATCAAATGGTCCACAGGGCTTCGTTCCCTCAGGAGGCTCTAGGGGGAAttctgtgcctggcctcttctgGTTCCTGGTAGCTGTTGGCAATCCTTGCTTTCTGGCCACTTCACTCCTGTCTTTGTCTCTGTGGTCACATTGCCTCCTCTTGTATGTGTCtgttctctgtgtgtctcttataaggacacttgtcatcgGATTTAGGGCCCagctggataatccaggatgatctcaagatccttaacttattTACACCTGCAAATGTaacttttccaaataaggtcccattccTAGGTTCCAGGATTTGACATGGATATGTTCTGGGAGACCATTTCTCAGTCTGCTGAACCACTCACACCCTACACTGTTCTCAGTTCTGTCTTCTCTGATCCACCCGCAGCCAGGAATGCCAGCGCTGTGCTCCTGCCACGCAGCCCACCCTCCCCCGAAAGCCATCCCCTTAGAATCCGGTTTCAGGGGGCTAATCAAATAAACTAATGCAGCCTAATGAAAAATGACCTATAAAGCTCTCCCACAAAGCATGTGTGAATCTCACTTAGAAAATTCTAGAGATAATACCCTTCCTGTTATCTTACACTAGTTCTACATGAGGTTAAtaggtattaaaaataaaaagagtattaCATGGTCACATTAATTTGGGAGCTTTGGGTTAAGAAAATtgaacatatttctttatttcagcacttCTTTACTTTAGGACTTTATCTAGGACTACTACATGCATTGTAAATGTTTTGGAGATGAGGCCACAATAGGCACCACTTCTCAGACTGATTCGACCACAGTGTCCTTTTGACTTGAGCATCTCAAGGGACTAGTGTTCCTTTGAAAATGCTTTGCAAAACCTGACCTATTTCAACAGTGACTTTAATGCTGGAAACTTTAGGGCAAAATAGATGAAGCTGACTCCCTGAAAGGAGATTGGGACTAGGAAAATATGGGCAGGAAGGAGGTCAGATAAGATTTCAAGTGGGTAGGTATTTGGCACCACAACTAAGATCAAACAAGATGGGTGATCAGCTTCTCAAAGGACCCGTCCTGCTCACAGCTCAACTGAGAGCTGGAGTTTCAGAAATGATCTTGTACTCTGATACAAGGTTCTCAGCAGAAAGGAGGGTAAAAACACCATTCCACTCCTGATGGACACATGGCTTAGACACTTGAGGCTTTCTCTATCTACACACATCACTCCCAACGCTCTCCTCTGTGCACACACACCAGTAAGAGGCGCCCCCAAGGGGACGTGGGATTGGCCCTTAAATGTAAAGAAGTTTAGATTCATAGATAAAATGCAGCCCTTATTCTATAGGTGAAGACAGATTTAGATATTAAATGTCTTGCCTAAGGTCACCCAGCGAATTAATGACAGAACCAGAACTAGGATCCAATTCAATGTTCTAACCATTTAGGTCAC
The Microcebus murinus isolate Inina chromosome 11, M.murinus_Inina_mat1.0, whole genome shotgun sequence genome window above contains:
- the GZMA gene encoding granzyme A, encoding MRNPSAFLASSLSVVIFLLLIPEDACVEIIGGHEVIPHSRPYMVLLNIDNKNICAGALIAEDWVLTAAHCELNKKSQVILGAHSTTNKEPEKQIMFVKKEFPFPCYDQDTREGDLKLLQLHKKAKINKNVAVIRLPKTGADVKPGTICRVAGWGRIQNKSPPSDTLREVNVTIIDRKICNDRKHYNFNPEIVQNMLCAGSPKGGKDSCDGDSGSPLVCGGVPRGITSFGMEKKCGDPRGPGVYTLLSKRHLNWIIKTMKGAV